Below is a genomic region from Synechococcales cyanobacterium T60_A2020_003.
GTACGAAAAGGCCGATGTGTATCCGTCTCGGCTATCCGGTGGTCAAAAACAGCGGGTGGCGATCGCCCGGTCTTTGGCGATGGAACCAGAAGTGATGCTGTTTGATGAGCCGACTTCTGCCCTTGACCCCGAAATGGTGAAAGAAGTGCTGCAGGTCATGAAGGATCTTGCCAACACGGGGATTACCATGCTGGTGGTCACCCACGAGATGGGGTTTGCCCGCGAAGTCGCTAACCGGATCTTCTTTCTGGACAGCGGCAAGATTGCGGAAGATGCACCACCGGATGTTTTCTTCTCAACGCCCAAAAGCGATCGTGCCCAGCAATTTTTAGAGAAGGTGCTATGAGCCCTAGGAGGATTGGGCATACTCAAGACGCGATCGCCAATCGCGGACTCGCTGTTGCATTGGCGCTGGTAGCCAGTCGTCATAATGGGCGTATACGGGAAGGCGTGGACGGAGAATCCATCCTTCGATTCCTATGAGTTCTCTAATGCGCTGAGGGGTAGGATGGGGATAGTCCGGGTTGACTTCATCAACAGGCCCAATCCCGCCCAAGTCTCTGACCCCTGCTCTCAAACACGCCAACATCGTTTCTGGCTCGTTTACTAAATTCGGCGGAATCTGAATCGTGACATCCCAAGGCAGGATTTCACGGGCTAAGCGCACCACCTCAGGTAGCCTATGGGACGGGAAGGACGGTGCATCTAGTTCCTGCTGCTGCCCCGGACTATGGGGTTGCAAAATAACTTCCTGGATATGTCCCCATCGGGTATGGGATTGGGCGATCGCCTCTAATGTTTCCTGCCAGTCTGCTTCCGTTTCCCCAATTCCAAGTAGCAGTCCAGTCGTAAAGGGAATTTTTAGCCGACCTGCCCACTCTAGCTGCTGTAACCTAACCTCTGGAATTTTGCTAGGGGCGTGCCGATGTACCGTCTGCATCAGTTTTGA
It encodes:
- the cofG gene encoding 7,8-didemethyl-8-hydroxy-5-deazariboflavin synthase subunit CofG, which gives rise to MESLVTYSPSFTLVPTYECFNRCSYCNFRIEPGNGQWLDLEAAQSLLEAVKQQGVIEILILSGEVHPRHSQRAAWFQHIYKLCTLAIDLGFLPHTNVGPLSYEELSQLKQVNASMGLMVEQVTSKLMQTVHRHAPSKIPEVRLQQLEWAGRLKIPFTTGLLLGIGETEADWQETLEAIAQSHTRWGHIQEVILQPHSPGQQQELDAPSFPSHRLPEVVRLAREILPWDVTIQIPPNLVNEPETMLACLRAGVRDLGGIGPVDEVNPDYPHPTPQRIRELIGIEGWILRPRLPVYAHYDDWLPAPMQQRVRDWRSRLEYAQSS